The genomic interval GACCCGCTATTCGTTGTTCGGCCTTCCCGGCAAGCTGCGCACGCTGGGCTTCATCAACAGCACCTATTCGGGCAGCTATCGCGAGACACTGAACGATCCGTCGCTGAACCTCGACATCACTCAGACCCGCCGCGGCCGGATCAAATACGGCTACGCGCTCAACCTGGAGCAGGCGGTCACCGATGACATCGGCGTGTTCGGCCGCTGGAGCTGGAACGACGGCAAGAACGAGATCATGGCGTTCACCGATATCGACAGCAGCCTGTCGGGCGGCGTGTCGATCCGCGGCCAGCGCTGGGGGCGCCCCGACGACGTGATCGGCATCGCCGGCGCGCTCAACGGGTTGTCGCGCGATCACCGCGATTTCCTCGCCGCCGGCGGCCTCGGCCCGCTGATCGGCGACGGCGCACTCAACTATCGCCGCGAGCGGGTGTTCGAAAGCTACTACGCGCTGGCGCTCAACTCGTCGTGGACCGCGACCGCCGACTATCAGCTGATCGCCAACCCCGCCTACAACGCCGACCGCGGCCCGGTCTCGGTGTTCTCAGGCCGGGTGCACGGGGAGTTCTGACGCGTCGTCATTGGTGCTGCGATGACGAGCGCTAAACCACTGGCGCAAAGCTCTCCGCTCGGGCCATTGCCCAGGCCTGCTTGAAGCGGAGATCGTCGGTGCCCTCCAGCAGCTCGCCCGGACGCAGCGCCGGATAGAGCTGTGCCAGCGAGATGACGTCCGACGGCGAGGTCCGCTGCGAGAAATGATAGGGGCGGATATCGCGCGGATGGTCGAGGCCGGCGGCGGCCACCAGTTCGGCGAGCGCCTGCAACGTCGCGCGGTGATAGTTGTAAACCCGCTCCAGCTTGTGCGGCACCACCAGCGCCCGGTAGCGCGACGGCTCCTGCGTGGTTACGCCGGTCGGGCAGCGGTCGGTGTGACAGCTCAGCGATTGGATGCAGCCGAGCGCGAACATGAAGCCGCGCGCCGAGTTGCACCAGTCCGCGCCGAGCGCCATCGCGCGCGCGACGTCGAAGCCGGTGGCGATCTTGCCCGAGGCGCCGAGCTTGATGCGGTCGCGGGCGCCGATTCCGATCAGCGCGTTGTGCACGAAGCTGATGCCGTCGCGCATCGGCATGCCGAGGTGGTCCATGAATTCCAGCGGCGCGGCGCCGGTGCCGCCCTCCTTGCCGTCGACCACGATGAAGTCCGGATAGATCCCGGTGGCGAGCATCGCCTTGCAGATCGCCAGAAATTCCCAGGGATGGCCGACGCAGAGCTTGAAGCCGGCCGGCTTGCCGCCGGCGAGGCGGCGCATCTCGGCGATGAACCGCATCATCTCGATCGGCGTCGAGAAAGCCTTGTGATAGGGCGGCGAGACGCAGTCTTCGTCCATGCCGACGCCGCGGATCTGCGCGATCTCCTCGGAGATCTTGGCCATCGGCAGCACGCCGCCATGGCCCGGCTTGGCGCCCTGGCTGACCTTCAGCTCGACCATCTTGATCTGGTCGTCGGCCGCGACGCGGGCGAACGCCTCGGGATCGAACTTTCCGTCGCGGGTGCGGCAGCCGAAGTAACCGGAGCCGATCTCCCAGATCAGGTCGCCGCCGTGCTCGCGATGATACGGGCTGACGCCGCCTTCGCCGGTGTCGTGCGCAAAGCCGCCCTTCTTGGCGCCGGCATTGAGGGCGCGGATCGCGTTCGGGCTCAACGCGCCGTAGCTCATCGCCGAGATGTTGAACACCGAGGCGGAATACGGCTTGGCGCAATCCGGTCCGCCGATCGTGATCCGGAACGGCTCTTCGGCGTGCGGCCGCGGCGCCACCGAGTGGTGCATCCACTCATAGCCGTCGCCATAGACATCTTTCTGAGTTCCGAACGGACGCTTATCGAGTTCCATCTTGGCGCGCTGATAGATCAGCGCGCGGGTGTCGCGGCTGAACGGCTTGCCGTCCTTCTCGCTCTCAAAGAAGTACTGCCGCATCTCGGGGCGCATTTCTTCGAGCAGGAAGCGCAGATGGGCCGAGATCGGATAGTTGCGCAGCACCGCGTGACTGGTCTGCAGCAGATCGTGGATGCCGAGCAGCGTCAGCGCCCCGAACACCAGCAGCGGCACCAGCACCACGCCGAATAGCGGCGTGTGGGCGTCGAACGCTGCGAGCGCGGCGAGGAGAGCGGTGAGGACGGCGCAGACAGTGAGAACGATGTAGCGCGGCGAGAGCGGAAGCAGCAGCGTTTCCATGGAATCCCCGCGGGGGTCGGCAGGACGGACGTTCGATCGGCCGCCGCAGCGGGGAGCCCCGTGCGTCTGAGTGCGGCGACCGGGCCGCGGTATAGCACGGCGCGCCGGCCTCGATAACCTCGGAGCTTCCGCGATCATTCGGTCACGCCGCGGTCGCAATCCTGTGACGATGGCTGGCGCCCGAGAGACGAGCGATGCGGTTCGGCTTGACATTTCGCCGCCGCAAAGCGATCCCACCGCGCGCCCGCCGGCAGCCGTCCGCCGCGCCGGTCACCGCCTGTTGACGAGACCCCCGATGCAATATGCCGACCGCGTGATCGTCCGGATCGTCAAAGACTATTGCGGCGCGCGCGGCGTCGACGTCACGCTCGGGCTCGACGGCTGGCTGATCGTGCTGAGCAAGGGGGACGCCCGGCATTTTATCTATGGTTACGATTTCGGTCTGAACAGCTCGGTGACGCATCGCCTCGCCAATGACAAGGCGGCGACCGCCGATATCCTCGGTGCGGCCGGCATTGCCTGCGTGCCGCACCGGCTGTTCATGAATCACGAGCACTTCAAGTACGTGCCGAGCAGCGGTCACTGGTCGGCGATGCTGGAGATGCTGCGCGCGCATCCGTCCGGGCTGGTGCTCAAGCCGAACGAGGGCACCTGCGGTCATCTGGTGTTCAAGGCGACGACGGAGCTCGAACTCGAACGGGCCGCCACCGCGATCTTCTCCGCCAATCAGAATCTGGCGATCGCGCCGTATTTCGATATCGCCCGCGAGGTTCGCGTCATCCTGCTCGATCGCGTGCCGCTGGTGGTTTACGAAAAGAAGCGGCCGGCGATCAGCGGCGACGGCGTGCGCAGCGCGTTGCAGCTTCTGCTCGATGCTGTCCCGGCGGACCGGCTCGGCGCCGTGCTGGCGAACCTGCCGGCGGATCACGCTGCGCTTGATGCCGTGGTGCCGGCCGGCGCGCAGTTCCGGCTGGATTGGCGGCACAATCTCGAATTCGGCGCGGAGCCCGAACTGCTCGGCGATGGCGAGCTGCGCGACAGCTGCGTCGCGCTTGCGGCCGAAGCCGCCGGTGCGATCGGTCTTGGCTTCGGCGCGGTCGACGTGGTGTGGACCGCGCCAGGACCCCGCGTGCTCGAGATCAATTCGGGCGTGATGATCGAATCGCTCAGCCGCCGGTTTCCGGACATCGCCCGGCAGGTCTACACCCGCGCGCTCGATCGCGTGATGCAGGCGATGGCGGTCTGACAGCACAGCGTTCGGCGCCGCCGATTTCCTTTCGCTGCGGATCAACTAAGATCGCGTCGCGTCCGCATTCCCATCAAGCAACAAGGAAGCTCATGACCGCGACCGTCAACCGCCAGATCCTGCTGATCGAGAAGCCGAAGGAGAAACTCGGCCCGGAGCATTTCCGTTTGGCGGAATCGCCGGTTCCCGAGCCGAAAGACGGCGAGGCGCTGGTCAAGGTTCGCTACATCTCGCTCGATGCCGCCAACCGCGCCTGGATGCAGGGTGCGACCTATCGGGCCGCGGTCGAAACCGACAGCGTGATGCCGGGCGGCAGCGTCGCCGAAGTGGTGAGCTCGAAAGCGCCGGGCCTGGCGCCGGGCGATCTCGTGTTTGCCGATACCGGCTGGCAGGACTATGCGGCGCTGCCCGCCAAGCATCTTGCCAAGCTGCCCAAGGTCGAGCCGATGACGCATCTGCTCAGCGTCTACGGCATCGCCGGCCTGACCGCTTACTTCGGGCTGCTCGACATCGGCAAGCCGCGCGCCGGTGAGACCGTGGTGGTGTCGGCCGCGGCCGGTTCGGTCGGCTCGATCGTCGGCCAAATTGCGAAGATCAAAGGCTGCCGCGTCGTCGGTATCGCCGGCGGCAAACAGAAGTGCGACTGGCTGGTGAGCGAGCTCGGCTTCGATGCGGCGGTCGACTACAAGGACGGCGCGCTGTTCAAGGCACTGCGCGCCGCGGCGCCGAACGGCATCGACGTGTATTTCGACAATGTCGGCGGCGACATTCTCGAGGCCTGCCTGCCGCAGATGAACCTGAAGGGCCGGATCGCCTGCTGCGGCGCGGTCTCGCAATACGACCGCACCCCCTCGGCCACCGGCCCGCGCGGCATCCCCGGCCTGATCGTGGTGAAGCGGCTGATCATGCAGGGCTTCATCGTGATGGACTACATGGATCAGCGCGACGAAGCGGTCGCCAAGCTGCAGGAGTGGGTCTCGAGCGGCAAGCTCAAGGTCCAGGAGGACGTCATCGACGGCCTGGAGAACACCCCCGCCGCGCTGATCGGCCTGCTGGCCGGCGAAAACCGCGGCAAGCGGATGGTCAAGGTGTGAGCTAAGGGGCTTGCCCGTCGACTTGCTGGCCGGCCTCGTGCCGGCCAGCCGTGCCGGGGAGCAAAGCTGGCGATCCCGGGATGACTCGAACATCCGACCTACGGTTTAGGAAACCGCCGCTCTATCCGGCTGAGCTACGGGACCGTCCGGCTGCGGCCAGGGCCGCGAGCAGGAGCCTCCCATAGCAGAGCGGCGGTCCGATCGCCACCCGGAAGTCGGGCTTGCTGACCGCGATCGGGCTCCCCCCGTGGCCGCGCGGCGCCGGCTTCAGCCCTTGTTTTGTCACAGACTTTAAATCTTGCTTAGGCGGCCCCCGCTAGGTTCGCGCCCGGCTGTGTTAGTCGGGCGTACCCATGACGTTTTCGAGGTCGATAGCTCGCTTTTCTCGTGACCGGCGCGGCAATATCGCGGTGATTTTTGCGCTGGTGTTGGTTCCGCTGATCTCCGCAATCGGCTGCGCGGTCGATTACAGCCGGGCCAATGCGCTGCGAAGCAAGCTGCAGGCCGCGGCGGATGCGGCCTCGGTCGGTGCGGTGTCGCGGACCTCGCCGGCCTATGTGGCGGCC from Rhodopseudomonas palustris carries:
- a CDS encoding FMN-binding glutamate synthase family protein — encoded protein: METLLLPLSPRYIVLTVCAVLTALLAALAAFDAHTPLFGVVLVPLLVFGALTLLGIHDLLQTSHAVLRNYPISAHLRFLLEEMRPEMRQYFFESEKDGKPFSRDTRALIYQRAKMELDKRPFGTQKDVYGDGYEWMHHSVAPRPHAEEPFRITIGGPDCAKPYSASVFNISAMSYGALSPNAIRALNAGAKKGGFAHDTGEGGVSPYHREHGGDLIWEIGSGYFGCRTRDGKFDPEAFARVAADDQIKMVELKVSQGAKPGHGGVLPMAKISEEIAQIRGVGMDEDCVSPPYHKAFSTPIEMMRFIAEMRRLAGGKPAGFKLCVGHPWEFLAICKAMLATGIYPDFIVVDGKEGGTGAAPLEFMDHLGMPMRDGISFVHNALIGIGARDRIKLGASGKIATGFDVARAMALGADWCNSARGFMFALGCIQSLSCHTDRCPTGVTTQEPSRYRALVVPHKLERVYNYHRATLQALAELVAAAGLDHPRDIRPYHFSQRTSPSDVISLAQLYPALRPGELLEGTDDLRFKQAWAMARAESFAPVV
- a CDS encoding NADP-dependent oxidoreductase, producing the protein MTATVNRQILLIEKPKEKLGPEHFRLAESPVPEPKDGEALVKVRYISLDAANRAWMQGATYRAAVETDSVMPGGSVAEVVSSKAPGLAPGDLVFADTGWQDYAALPAKHLAKLPKVEPMTHLLSVYGIAGLTAYFGLLDIGKPRAGETVVVSAAAGSVGSIVGQIAKIKGCRVVGIAGGKQKCDWLVSELGFDAAVDYKDGALFKALRAAAPNGIDVYFDNVGGDILEACLPQMNLKGRIACCGAVSQYDRTPSATGPRGIPGLIVVKRLIMQGFIVMDYMDQRDEAVAKLQEWVSSGKLKVQEDVIDGLENTPAALIGLLAGENRGKRMVKV